Proteins encoded in a region of the Corvus hawaiiensis isolate bCorHaw1 chromosome 18, bCorHaw1.pri.cur, whole genome shotgun sequence genome:
- the LOC125335199 gene encoding immunoglobulin lambda-1 light chain-like isoform X5, with amino-acid sequence MAWVPVLLVVLAHSTGSLVQAALNQPSSLSANVGETVKITCSGSSYSYGWYQQKVPGSAPVTVIYSNDKRPSGIPSRFSGSKSGSTATLTITGVQAEDEAVYFCGSYDSSSTAGVFGAGTMLTVLGQPKAAPTVHLFAPSSEEMTSLGKATLVCLMEDFYPRPVTVEWVADGSTITTGVETSQPQRQSNNQYMASSYLSLDASKWQSYSSVSCKVRHEAGNVEKTVKRSEC; translated from the exons ATGGCCTGGGTCCCTGTTCTCCTCGTGGTGCTCGCCCACAGCACAG gttCCCTGGTCCAGGCAGCGCTGAATCAGCCGTCCTCGCTGTCGGCCAACGTGGGAGAGACTGTCAAGATCACCTGCTCTGGTAGCAGCTACAGCTATGGCTGGTATCAACAGAaggtccctggcagtgcccctgTCACTGTGATCTACAGCAATGACAAGAGACCCTCGGGCATCCCTTCGCGATTCTCCGGATCCAAGTCCGGCTCCACGGCCACGTTAACCATCACTGGGGTCCAGGCCGAGGACGAGGCTGTCTATTTCTGTGGTAGCTATGACAGCAGCAGTACTGC tggtGTATTCGGGGCCGGGACGATGTTGACCGTCCTAG GCCAGCCCAAGGCCGCTCCCACCGTCCACCTCTTCGCGCCATCCTCCGAGGAGATGACGTCCCTGGGCAAAGCCACCCTGGTGTGTCTGATGGAGGACTTCTACCCGCGCCCCGTGACAGTGGAATGGGTGGCTGATGGCAGCACCATCACCACTGGTGTGGAGACCAGTCAGCCCCAGCGGCAGAGCAACAACCAATACATGGCCAGCAGCTACCTGTCGCTGGACGCCAGCAAGTGGCAGAGTTACAGTTCTGTCTCGTGCAAGGTCAGGCACGAGGCTGGAAATGTGGAGAAGACCGTGAAAAGATCCGAGTGCTAA
- the LOC125335199 gene encoding immunoglobulin lambda-1 light chain-like isoform X7, protein MAWVPVLLVVLAHSTGSLVQAALNQPSSLSANVGETVKITCSGSSYSYGWYQQKVPGSAPVTVIYSNDKRPSGIPSRFSGSKSGSTATLTITGVQAEDEAVYFCGSYDSSMCGVFGAGTMLTVLGQPKAAPTVHLFAPSSEEMTSLGKATLVCLMEDFYPRPVTVEWVADGSTITTGVETSQPQRQSNNQYMASSYLSLDASKWQSYSSVSCKVRHEAGNVEKTVKRSEC, encoded by the exons ATGGCCTGGGTCCCTGTTCTCCTCGTGGTGCTCGCCCACAGCACAG gttCCCTGGTCCAGGCAGCGCTGAATCAGCCGTCCTCGCTGTCGGCCAACGTGGGAGAGACTGTCAAGATCACCTGCTCTGGTAGCAGCTACAGCTATGGCTGGTATCAACAGAaggtccctggcagtgcccctgTCACTGTGATCTACAGCAATGACAAGAGACCCTCGGGCATCCCTTCGCGATTCTCCGGATCCAAGTCCGGCTCCACGGCCACGTTAACCATCACTGGGGTCCAGGCCGAGGACGAGGCTGTCTATTTCTGTGGTAGCTATGACAGCAGCA tgtgtggtGTATTCGGGGCCGGGACGATGTTGACCGTCCTAG GCCAGCCCAAGGCCGCTCCCACCGTCCACCTCTTCGCGCCATCCTCCGAGGAGATGACGTCCCTGGGCAAAGCCACCCTGGTGTGTCTGATGGAGGACTTCTACCCGCGCCCCGTGACAGTGGAATGGGTGGCTGATGGCAGCACCATCACCACTGGTGTGGAGACCAGTCAGCCCCAGCGGCAGAGCAACAACCAATACATGGCCAGCAGCTACCTGTCGCTGGACGCCAGCAAGTGGCAGAGTTACAGTTCTGTCTCGTGCAAGGTCAGGCACGAGGCTGGAAATGTGGAGAAGACCGTGAAAAGATCCGAGTGCTAA
- the LOC125335199 gene encoding immunoglobulin lambda-1 light chain-like isoform X2 has protein sequence MAWVPVLLVVLAHSTGSLVQAALNQPSSLSANVGETVKITCSGSSYSYGWYQQKVPGSAPVTVIYSNDKRPSGIPSRFSGSKSGSTATLTITGVQAEDEAVYFCGSYDSSSTAAGVFGAGTMLTVLGQPKAAPTVHLFAPSSEEMTSLGKATLVCLMEDFYPRPVTVEWVADGSTITTGVETSQPQRQSNNQYMASSYLSLDASKWQSYSSVSCKVRHEAGNVEKTVKRSEC, from the exons ATGGCCTGGGTCCCTGTTCTCCTCGTGGTGCTCGCCCACAGCACAG gttCCCTGGTCCAGGCAGCGCTGAATCAGCCGTCCTCGCTGTCGGCCAACGTGGGAGAGACTGTCAAGATCACCTGCTCTGGTAGCAGCTACAGCTATGGCTGGTATCAACAGAaggtccctggcagtgcccctgTCACTGTGATCTACAGCAATGACAAGAGACCCTCGGGCATCCCTTCGCGATTCTCCGGATCCAAGTCCGGCTCCACGGCCACGTTAACCATCACTGGGGTCCAGGCCGAGGACGAGGCTGTCTATTTCTGTGGTAGCTATGACAGCAGCAGTACTGCTgc tggtGTATTCGGGGCCGGGACGATGTTGACCGTCCTAG GCCAGCCCAAGGCCGCTCCCACCGTCCACCTCTTCGCGCCATCCTCCGAGGAGATGACGTCCCTGGGCAAAGCCACCCTGGTGTGTCTGATGGAGGACTTCTACCCGCGCCCCGTGACAGTGGAATGGGTGGCTGATGGCAGCACCATCACCACTGGTGTGGAGACCAGTCAGCCCCAGCGGCAGAGCAACAACCAATACATGGCCAGCAGCTACCTGTCGCTGGACGCCAGCAAGTGGCAGAGTTACAGTTCTGTCTCGTGCAAGGTCAGGCACGAGGCTGGAAATGTGGAGAAGACCGTGAAAAGATCCGAGTGCTAA